One segment of Primulina huaijiensis isolate GDHJ02 unplaced genomic scaffold, ASM1229523v2 scaffold25443, whole genome shotgun sequence DNA contains the following:
- the LOC140967563 gene encoding chitinase-like protein 1, translating to MMGNGGFAAMLVALMVVCCVYTVRAEDEIIVKKVGGKRVCKQGWECDTFSEYCCNQTISKLFQTYQFENLFSKRNSPVAHAVGFWDYRSFILASSVYQPLGFGTTGGKLMQMKELAAFLGHVGARTTCGYGVATGGPLAWGLCYNKEMSPSQDYCDDFFKYEYPCAPGAQYYGRGAIPVYWNYNYGKLGKDMKIDLLNHPEYLEQNATIAFMAAMSMWMTPKRKGQPSAHDVFVGNWKPTKNDTMEKRVPGFGATMNILYGDLVCGQGEIDPMNVCISHYQEYLDLMGVGREKAGPHEVLSCGEQIVFNPSYKSSS from the exons ATGATGGGTAACGGAGGGTTTGCGGCAATGTTGGTTGCGTTGATGGTGGTTTGTTGTGTCTACACGGTGCGTGCGGAGGATGAGATTATCGTGAAGAAGGTCGGCGGGAAGAGGGTGTGCAAGCAGGGATGGGAATGCGATACATTCTCGGAATACTGTTGCAATCAGACCATTTCCAAATTGTTTCAGACATACCAGTTCGAGAATCTCTTCTCCAAGAGGAATTCTCCCGTCGCTCACGCCGTTGGGTTCTGGGATTACAGATCTTTCATCCTGGCTTCCTCCGTTTATCAGCCGTTAGGCTTTGGGACAACCGGTGGGAAGCTTATGCAGATGAAGGAACTCGCTGCTTTTCTTGGCCATGTCGGTGCTAGGACTACCT GTGGTTATGGAGTGGCCACAGGTGGACCACTGGCCTGGGGCCTATGCTACAACAAGGAAATGAGTCCTAGTCAAGATTATTGTGATGATTTCTTTAAATATGAGTATCCGTGTGCTCCTGGAGCACAATACTATGGTCGTGGTGCTATTCCCGTCTACTG GAACTATAATTATGGAAAGCTAGGTAAAGATATGAAGATAGATTTGTTGAACCATCCCGAATACCTGGAACAAAATGCCACAATAGCCTTCATGGCTGCAATGTCGATGTGGATGACCCCGAAGAGAAAGGGGCAACCTTCAGCACATGACGTCTTTGTTGGAAACTGGAAACCAACAAAAAATGACACCATGGAGAAACGAGTTCCTGGGTTTGGCGCAACTATGAATATTTTGTACGGTGATCTTGTTTGTGGGCAAGGTGAGATTGATCCGATGAACGTCTGTATATCTCATTACCAAGAGTACCTTGACTTGATGGGAGTTGGGCGAGAGAAGGCAGGACCCCATGAAGTGCTTTCTTGTGGCGAACAGATCGTGTTCAACCCATCCTATAAGTCATCTTCTTGA
- the LOC140967547 gene encoding CMP-sialic acid transporter 3-like isoform X2 produces the protein MKNGMIECSVCHSKLVSPSTKSVSRAYDKHRIKVSSKQRALNFLLVGGDCVLVGLQPILVYMSKVDGKFLFSPISVNFLTEITKVVFAILMLVLQTRRQKVGEKPLLSISTFIQAARSNVLLAVPALLYAINNYLKFIMQLYFNPATVKMLSNLKVLVIAVLLKIVMKRRFSVIQWEALALLLIGITINQLRTLPEGATALSVPVTTVAYVYTLIFVTVPSMASVFNEYALKSQYDTSIYLQNLFLYGYGAIFNFLAILGSAVFKGPDSFDIFEGHSKATMLLICNNAAQGILSSFFFKYADTILKKYSSTVATIFTGIASAVMFGHTLTINFMLGISVVFISMHQFFSPLAKAKEDQQNGMHEKLDILFT, from the exons ATGAAAAACGGGATGATAGAGTGCAGTGTCTGTCATTCCAAGCTGGTGTCTCCGTCCACCAAGTCTGTTTCACGAGCCTATGATAAACACAGGATCAAGGTTTCGTCCAAGCAACGGGCCCTTAATTTCCTATTGGTTGGTGGGGATTGTGTTCTCGTTGGTTTACAG CCCATTTTGGTTTATATGTCAAAAGTGGATGGAAAGTTCTTGTTTAGCCCTATTAGTGTCAATTTTTTGACGGAGATTACAAAAGTTGTCTTTGCAATTCTAATGCTTGTATTACAG ACTAGGCGGCAGAAGGTTGGTGAGAAACCACTTCTTTCAATTTCCACGTTTATTCAG GCTGCTCGCAGCAATGTGCTTCTTGCAGTTCCAGCTCTTCTTTATGCTATAAATAACTATCTGAAGTTCATTATGCAG TTATATTTCAACCCTGCAACTGTCAAAATGCTGAGCAATCTAAAG GTTTTGGTCATTGCTGTGCTTCTGAAGATTGTAATGAAACGCcgattttcagttattcag TGGGAGGCTCTTGCTCTGTTGCTCATTGGGATCACCATAAATCAACTTCGAACCTTACCTGAGGGTGCCACTGCCTTGAGTGTTCCAGTTACAACTGTTGCATATGTATATACTCTGATTTTT GTGACAGTTCCTTCTATGGCCTCAGTGTTCAATGAATATGCCCTGAAGAGCCAATATGATACCAGCATTTATCTTCAG AATTTGTTTTTGTATGGATATGGAGCTATATTCAACTTCCTTGCTATTCTTGGATCTGCAGTTTTTAAAG GTCCCGACAGCTTTGATATATTCGAGGGACATTCAAAAGCTACCATGCTTTTAATATGTAACAATGCCGCACAAGGAATTTTATCCTCCTTTTTCTTCAAATACGCTG ATACAATTTTGAAGAAGTATTCGTCAACTGTAGCTACAATATTTACGGGCATAGCATCTGCTGTTATGTTTGGCCATACTTTGACAATAAACTTTATGTTGGGTATTTCAGTGGTTTTCATCTCCATGCACCAG TTCTTTTCGCCTCTTGCAAAGGCCAAGGAGGATCAACAAAATGGGATGCACGAGAAATTGGACAT ATTATTTACATAA
- the LOC140967464 gene encoding probable E3 ubiquitin-protein ligase ARI8 isoform X2 codes for MESEDDMHDANDVASVEEEDDYYSGGEEDEEEDMEAEDDYNYSYDYGDEEDGIDDYEFITNDSDVVSRHSQNYTILKEEDILQRQEEDITGISTVLSISREAACILLRRYNWSVNNVHEEWFADEDRVRNAVGILEMPVVNLSNAKEVTCGICFENFSRDNLRSVECRHLFCDTCWKAYISTSINDGPGCLMLRCPDLSCVAAVGQDMIDKLATDLDKEKYHRYLLRSYVEDSRKIKWCPAPGCDSAVEYVVGSGNYDVTCSCSYGFCWNCTEEAHRPVDCETVSKWILKNSAESENMNWILANSKPCPKCKRPIEKNQGCMHMTCTPPCKFEFCWLCLGAWSDHGERTGGFYACNRYEAAKQEGLYDDDEKRREMAKNSLERYTHYYERWASNQSSREKALTDLQQMQSVHLEKLSEIQSQPESQMKFIIEAWQQIGECRRVLKWTYAYGYYLPENEHTKRRFFEYLQGDAEAGLERLHQCAEKELMNYINSEGPSNDFNDFRTKLAGLTSVTQNYFENLVRALENGLSDVDSQTLGNKTSSKNLSGSSSKAKGSRGKAASKTSTSTRNTDDSGNWACDHCSILNARSATTCHKCHHNR; via the exons ATGGAATCAGAGGACGATATGCACGATGCCAACGATGTAGCGTCGGTCGAGGAAGAAGACGATTATTACAGCGGCGGCGAAGAGGATGAGGAGGAAGACATGGAAGCTGAAGATGATTATAACTACAGCTATGACTACGGCGATGAAGAGGATGGAATTGATGATTACGAATTTATTACCAATGACTCTGATGTTGTCTCCAGGCATTCACAG AACTATACCATCTTAAAGGAGGAAGATATACTGCAACGCCAAGAGGAAGATATTACCGGAATTTCTACCGTCCTTTCAATTTCAAGAGAAGCGGCTTGTATTCTCTTGCGTCGTTATAACTG GAGCGTGAATAATGTTCATGAAGAATGGTTTGCGGATGAAGATAGAGTTCGTAATGCTGTTGGCATATTGGAGATGCCAGTGGTGAATCTTTCCAATGCTAAGGAA GTAACATGTGGGATCTGTTTTGAGAATTTCTCTCGTGACAATCTGCGCTCTGTCGAATGCCGTCATCTTTTCTGTGACACATGCTGGAAAG CTTACATTAGCACATCCATCAATGATGGTCCCGGCTGCTTGATGCTGAGGTGTCCTGATCTATCTTGTGTTGCTGCTGTTGGGCAAGATATGATTGATAAGCTGGCAACTGATCTAGATAAGGAGAAGTATCACCGTTATCTTCTTAGATCTTATGTTGAGGACAGCCGCAAG ATCAAGTGGTGTCCTGCTCCTGGTTGTGATTCTGCTGTGGAATATGTTGTTGGTAGTGGAAACTATGATGTCACTTGCAGTTGTTCATATGGCTTCTGTTGGAAT TGTACAGAGGAAGCTCATCGGCCAGTGGACTGTGAAACTGTGTCAAAGTGGATTCTGAAAAACAGTGCAGAGTCGGAAAACATGAATTG GATATTGGCCAACTCGAAACCTTGTCCCAAGTGCAAGCGGCCCATCGAAAAGAACCAAGGTTGCATGCACATGACTTGCACACCACCCTGCAAGTTTGAATTTTGCTG GTTGTGTCTTGGTGCATGGTCGGACCACGGTGAGAGAACAGGAGGTTTCTATGCTTGCAACCGTTATGAAGCAGCAAAGCAAGAGGGGTTG tatgatgatgatgagaagAGAAGAGAGATGGCGAAGAACTCTTTGGAAAGATACACTCACTATTACGAGCGGTGGGCTTCCAATCAATCG TCGAGAGAAAAAGCTCTGACAGATCTACAGCAAATGCAATCTGTACAT CTTGAGAAGCTTAGCGAAATACAATCACAACCTGAGTCACAAATGAAATTCATTATAGAAGCTTGGCAACAG ATAGGTGAATGTCGGAGGGTTCTAAAGTGGACCTATGCATACGGCTATTACTTACCTGAAAATGAGCATACTAAGAGACgtttttttgaatatttgcaAG GTGATGCGGAAGCTGGTCTGGAGAGGCTTCATCAATGTGCTGAGAAAGAGCTAATGAATTACATCAATTCAGAGGGGCCATCAAACGATTTTAATGATTTTCGTACAAAACTTGCTGGCCTGACAAG CGTGACGCAAAATTACTTTGAAAACTTGGTTAGAGCATTAGAGAATGGTCTTTCAGATGTCGATTCACAGACACTAGGTAACAAGACAAGCTCAAAAAATTTATCAGGAAGCAGCAGCAAGGCAAAAGGGAGCAGGGGCAAGGCCGCCTCCAAAACAAGCACATCGACCAGGAACACTGATGATTCAGGTAATTGGGCATGTGATCATTGTTCGATCTTGAACGCACGATCTGCTACGACGTGCCATAAGTGTCATCATAACCGTTGA
- the LOC140967547 gene encoding CMP-sialic acid transporter 5-like isoform X1 yields MKNGMIECSVCHSKLVSPSTKSVSRAYDKHRIKVSSKQRALNFLLVGGDCVLVGLQPILVYMSKVDGKFLFSPISVNFLTEITKVVFAILMLVLQTRRQKVGEKPLLSISTFIQAARSNVLLAVPALLYAINNYLKFIMQLYFNPATVKMLSNLKVLVIAVLLKIVMKRRFSVIQWEALALLLIGITINQLRTLPEGATALSVPVTTVAYVYTLIFVTVPSMASVFNEYALKSQYDTSIYLQNLFLYGYGAIFNFLAILGSAVFKGPDSFDIFEGHSKATMLLICNNAAQGILSSFFFKYADTILKKYSSTVATIFTGIASAVMFGHTLTINFMLGISVVFISMHQFFSPLAKAKEDQQNGMHEKLDMSRESSFINMAAGANEEASHRVGPDEKQPLLPK; encoded by the exons ATGAAAAACGGGATGATAGAGTGCAGTGTCTGTCATTCCAAGCTGGTGTCTCCGTCCACCAAGTCTGTTTCACGAGCCTATGATAAACACAGGATCAAGGTTTCGTCCAAGCAACGGGCCCTTAATTTCCTATTGGTTGGTGGGGATTGTGTTCTCGTTGGTTTACAG CCCATTTTGGTTTATATGTCAAAAGTGGATGGAAAGTTCTTGTTTAGCCCTATTAGTGTCAATTTTTTGACGGAGATTACAAAAGTTGTCTTTGCAATTCTAATGCTTGTATTACAG ACTAGGCGGCAGAAGGTTGGTGAGAAACCACTTCTTTCAATTTCCACGTTTATTCAG GCTGCTCGCAGCAATGTGCTTCTTGCAGTTCCAGCTCTTCTTTATGCTATAAATAACTATCTGAAGTTCATTATGCAG TTATATTTCAACCCTGCAACTGTCAAAATGCTGAGCAATCTAAAG GTTTTGGTCATTGCTGTGCTTCTGAAGATTGTAATGAAACGCcgattttcagttattcag TGGGAGGCTCTTGCTCTGTTGCTCATTGGGATCACCATAAATCAACTTCGAACCTTACCTGAGGGTGCCACTGCCTTGAGTGTTCCAGTTACAACTGTTGCATATGTATATACTCTGATTTTT GTGACAGTTCCTTCTATGGCCTCAGTGTTCAATGAATATGCCCTGAAGAGCCAATATGATACCAGCATTTATCTTCAG AATTTGTTTTTGTATGGATATGGAGCTATATTCAACTTCCTTGCTATTCTTGGATCTGCAGTTTTTAAAG GTCCCGACAGCTTTGATATATTCGAGGGACATTCAAAAGCTACCATGCTTTTAATATGTAACAATGCCGCACAAGGAATTTTATCCTCCTTTTTCTTCAAATACGCTG ATACAATTTTGAAGAAGTATTCGTCAACTGTAGCTACAATATTTACGGGCATAGCATCTGCTGTTATGTTTGGCCATACTTTGACAATAAACTTTATGTTGGGTATTTCAGTGGTTTTCATCTCCATGCACCAG TTCTTTTCGCCTCTTGCAAAGGCCAAGGAGGATCAACAAAATGGGATGCACGAGAAATTGGACAT GTCTAGGGAGTCATCCTTTATAAATATGGCTGCTGGCGCAAATGAAGAG GCTAGCCACCGTGTAGGACCTGATGAAAAACAACCTCTGCTTCCCAAGTAA
- the LOC140967547 gene encoding CMP-sialic acid transporter 5-like isoform X3 has product MSRVNLCWASIWLECIETRRQKVGEKPLLSISTFIQAARSNVLLAVPALLYAINNYLKFIMQLYFNPATVKMLSNLKVLVIAVLLKIVMKRRFSVIQWEALALLLIGITINQLRTLPEGATALSVPVTTVAYVYTLIFVTVPSMASVFNEYALKSQYDTSIYLQNLFLYGYGAIFNFLAILGSAVFKGPDSFDIFEGHSKATMLLICNNAAQGILSSFFFKYADTILKKYSSTVATIFTGIASAVMFGHTLTINFMLGISVVFISMHQFFSPLAKAKEDQQNGMHEKLDMSRESSFINMAAGANEEASHRVGPDEKQPLLPK; this is encoded by the exons ATGAGCCGAGTAAACCTATGTTGGGCTTCAATTTGGTTGGAATGTATAGAG ACTAGGCGGCAGAAGGTTGGTGAGAAACCACTTCTTTCAATTTCCACGTTTATTCAG GCTGCTCGCAGCAATGTGCTTCTTGCAGTTCCAGCTCTTCTTTATGCTATAAATAACTATCTGAAGTTCATTATGCAG TTATATTTCAACCCTGCAACTGTCAAAATGCTGAGCAATCTAAAG GTTTTGGTCATTGCTGTGCTTCTGAAGATTGTAATGAAACGCcgattttcagttattcag TGGGAGGCTCTTGCTCTGTTGCTCATTGGGATCACCATAAATCAACTTCGAACCTTACCTGAGGGTGCCACTGCCTTGAGTGTTCCAGTTACAACTGTTGCATATGTATATACTCTGATTTTT GTGACAGTTCCTTCTATGGCCTCAGTGTTCAATGAATATGCCCTGAAGAGCCAATATGATACCAGCATTTATCTTCAG AATTTGTTTTTGTATGGATATGGAGCTATATTCAACTTCCTTGCTATTCTTGGATCTGCAGTTTTTAAAG GTCCCGACAGCTTTGATATATTCGAGGGACATTCAAAAGCTACCATGCTTTTAATATGTAACAATGCCGCACAAGGAATTTTATCCTCCTTTTTCTTCAAATACGCTG ATACAATTTTGAAGAAGTATTCGTCAACTGTAGCTACAATATTTACGGGCATAGCATCTGCTGTTATGTTTGGCCATACTTTGACAATAAACTTTATGTTGGGTATTTCAGTGGTTTTCATCTCCATGCACCAG TTCTTTTCGCCTCTTGCAAAGGCCAAGGAGGATCAACAAAATGGGATGCACGAGAAATTGGACAT GTCTAGGGAGTCATCCTTTATAAATATGGCTGCTGGCGCAAATGAAGAG GCTAGCCACCGTGTAGGACCTGATGAAAAACAACCTCTGCTTCCCAAGTAA
- the LOC140967464 gene encoding probable E3 ubiquitin-protein ligase ARI8 isoform X1: MESEDDMHDANDVASVEEEDDYYSGGEEDEEEDMEAEDDYNYSYDYGDEEDGIDDYEFITNDSDVVSRHSQKNYTILKEEDILQRQEEDITGISTVLSISREAACILLRRYNWSVNNVHEEWFADEDRVRNAVGILEMPVVNLSNAKEVTCGICFENFSRDNLRSVECRHLFCDTCWKAYISTSINDGPGCLMLRCPDLSCVAAVGQDMIDKLATDLDKEKYHRYLLRSYVEDSRKIKWCPAPGCDSAVEYVVGSGNYDVTCSCSYGFCWNCTEEAHRPVDCETVSKWILKNSAESENMNWILANSKPCPKCKRPIEKNQGCMHMTCTPPCKFEFCWLCLGAWSDHGERTGGFYACNRYEAAKQEGLYDDDEKRREMAKNSLERYTHYYERWASNQSSREKALTDLQQMQSVHLEKLSEIQSQPESQMKFIIEAWQQIGECRRVLKWTYAYGYYLPENEHTKRRFFEYLQGDAEAGLERLHQCAEKELMNYINSEGPSNDFNDFRTKLAGLTSVTQNYFENLVRALENGLSDVDSQTLGNKTSSKNLSGSSSKAKGSRGKAASKTSTSTRNTDDSGNWACDHCSILNARSATTCHKCHHNR, encoded by the exons ATGGAATCAGAGGACGATATGCACGATGCCAACGATGTAGCGTCGGTCGAGGAAGAAGACGATTATTACAGCGGCGGCGAAGAGGATGAGGAGGAAGACATGGAAGCTGAAGATGATTATAACTACAGCTATGACTACGGCGATGAAGAGGATGGAATTGATGATTACGAATTTATTACCAATGACTCTGATGTTGTCTCCAGGCATTCACAG AAGAACTATACCATCTTAAAGGAGGAAGATATACTGCAACGCCAAGAGGAAGATATTACCGGAATTTCTACCGTCCTTTCAATTTCAAGAGAAGCGGCTTGTATTCTCTTGCGTCGTTATAACTG GAGCGTGAATAATGTTCATGAAGAATGGTTTGCGGATGAAGATAGAGTTCGTAATGCTGTTGGCATATTGGAGATGCCAGTGGTGAATCTTTCCAATGCTAAGGAA GTAACATGTGGGATCTGTTTTGAGAATTTCTCTCGTGACAATCTGCGCTCTGTCGAATGCCGTCATCTTTTCTGTGACACATGCTGGAAAG CTTACATTAGCACATCCATCAATGATGGTCCCGGCTGCTTGATGCTGAGGTGTCCTGATCTATCTTGTGTTGCTGCTGTTGGGCAAGATATGATTGATAAGCTGGCAACTGATCTAGATAAGGAGAAGTATCACCGTTATCTTCTTAGATCTTATGTTGAGGACAGCCGCAAG ATCAAGTGGTGTCCTGCTCCTGGTTGTGATTCTGCTGTGGAATATGTTGTTGGTAGTGGAAACTATGATGTCACTTGCAGTTGTTCATATGGCTTCTGTTGGAAT TGTACAGAGGAAGCTCATCGGCCAGTGGACTGTGAAACTGTGTCAAAGTGGATTCTGAAAAACAGTGCAGAGTCGGAAAACATGAATTG GATATTGGCCAACTCGAAACCTTGTCCCAAGTGCAAGCGGCCCATCGAAAAGAACCAAGGTTGCATGCACATGACTTGCACACCACCCTGCAAGTTTGAATTTTGCTG GTTGTGTCTTGGTGCATGGTCGGACCACGGTGAGAGAACAGGAGGTTTCTATGCTTGCAACCGTTATGAAGCAGCAAAGCAAGAGGGGTTG tatgatgatgatgagaagAGAAGAGAGATGGCGAAGAACTCTTTGGAAAGATACACTCACTATTACGAGCGGTGGGCTTCCAATCAATCG TCGAGAGAAAAAGCTCTGACAGATCTACAGCAAATGCAATCTGTACAT CTTGAGAAGCTTAGCGAAATACAATCACAACCTGAGTCACAAATGAAATTCATTATAGAAGCTTGGCAACAG ATAGGTGAATGTCGGAGGGTTCTAAAGTGGACCTATGCATACGGCTATTACTTACCTGAAAATGAGCATACTAAGAGACgtttttttgaatatttgcaAG GTGATGCGGAAGCTGGTCTGGAGAGGCTTCATCAATGTGCTGAGAAAGAGCTAATGAATTACATCAATTCAGAGGGGCCATCAAACGATTTTAATGATTTTCGTACAAAACTTGCTGGCCTGACAAG CGTGACGCAAAATTACTTTGAAAACTTGGTTAGAGCATTAGAGAATGGTCTTTCAGATGTCGATTCACAGACACTAGGTAACAAGACAAGCTCAAAAAATTTATCAGGAAGCAGCAGCAAGGCAAAAGGGAGCAGGGGCAAGGCCGCCTCCAAAACAAGCACATCGACCAGGAACACTGATGATTCAGGTAATTGGGCATGTGATCATTGTTCGATCTTGAACGCACGATCTGCTACGACGTGCCATAAGTGTCATCATAACCGTTGA
- the LOC140967582 gene encoding chitinase-like protein 1 yields the protein MGNRRIMVALLIPAMVVSCACMVSGDDEIKEKKIGGKRMCDQGWECKGFSAYCCNQTISKFFQTYQFENLFSKRNSPVAHAVGFWDYRSFLLASAVYQPLGFGTTGGKLMQMKELAAFLGHVGAKTSCGYGVATGGPLSWGLCYNKEMSPSQDYCDDFFKYEYPCSPGAQYYGRGAIPVYWNHNYGKIGNNIKVDLLNHPEYLEQNATIAFMSAMSMWMTPKKKGQPSAHDVFVGNWKPTKNDTMEKRVPGFGTTMNILYGDLICGQGEIDPMNVLISHYLYYLDLMGVGREEAGPHEVLSCGEQIAFNPSYKSSS from the exons atggGTAACAGGAGAATTATGGTGGCATTGTTGATTCCGGCAATGGTGGTTTCCTGTGCTTGCATGGTGAGCGGGGACGATGAGATCAAGGAGAAGAAAATTGGTGGGAAGAGGATGTGCGATCAGGGATGGGAATGCAAGGGATTCTCTGCGTATTGTTGCAATCAAACCATTTCCAAGTTCTTTCAGACTTACCAGTTTGAGAATCTCTTCTCCAAGAGGAATTCTCCCGTGGCGCACGCCGTTGGCTTTTGGGACTATAGATCTTTCCTCTTGGCTTCCGCCGTTTATCAGCCGCTGGGCTTTGGAACCACTGGTGGGAAGCTCATGCAGATGAAGGAACTTGCCGCTTTTCTCGGTCATGTCGGCGCTAAAACTTCAT GTGGTTATGGAGTAGCCACTGGTGGACCATTATCATGGGGGCTATGCTACAACAAGGAAATGAGTCCTAGTCAAGATTATTGTGATGACTTCTTCAAATATGAGTATCCGTGTTCTCCTGGAGCGCAATACTATGGTCGTGGTGCAATTCCAGTCTACTG GAACCATAATTATGGAAAAATAGGTAACAATATCAAGGTAGATTTGTTGAACCATCCTGAGTACCTCGAACAAAATGCCACAATAGCCTTCATGTCTGCAATGTCGATGTGGATGACCCCGAAGAAAAAGGGGCAACCTTCAGCCCACGATGTTTTTGTCGGAAACTGGAAACCCACAAAAAACGACACCATGGAGAAACGAGTTCCTGGGTTTGGCACCACGATGAATATTTTGTATGGTGATCTTATTTGCGGGCAAGGTGAGATTGATCCCATGAATGTTTTGATATCTCATTACCTATATTATCTCGACTTGATGGGAGTTGGGCGTGAGGAGGCAGGACCCCATGAAGTGCTTTCTTGTGGCGAGCAGATTGCTTTTAATCCATCCTATAAGTCTTCCTCTTGA